A region of the Microcystis aeruginosa FD4 genome:
GCCAGAGAATTTTCCTTTGATGCGATCGAAACCATAATTAGAGATTTAAACATATCTTAAGAGAGTATTTTATCTATATCTCAAAAACGTGATATTCTAAAGGCATAAATCCCTAAATATGGCAATTTTAAAGGATGAAACTGTTAAAAATGCTCATCGGTACTTTCTTAATACTACCGATTTTTTCCGTTCATGCTCAAGTTCCCTCGCTTCCCCCAATTAAGCAAAATTCCCCCAATCTTGGTGATCTACCCAATGATCCCACCCAGCAGAAAAATTGGCTTTGTAACCGAGGAGATCAACGCATTGCTGTGGCTGCCAAAGAAGAGAAAGGTTGGAAAGAATTAATTGAAAAACAAGGTTGGCAATGTGGTGAAGGAAATACCGATATACCCGATCAAACTCTCGGTTTTTCCTGTGAACCAGAACAAACCCTCGGCCTCTTGACAGTTTATTGGTTAAATGGTAGTAATGGTCAACAACAATTAAGCCAATGGCGAGATAAATTAGCGGCACAACAGGGGATGGTTTGTACCATTAATAACGTGCGGTTATTCGATACTCAAGAAAATATACCCAATCCATTACAACCATGATTAAATTAGCAGTTTTACCTCAATCTATCCTCCTGGGTATCAGTTTATTATTAAACAATTCTCTGCCCTTACTTGCCCAATCTACACCCCTGAGCGTCGATAATTTAAGAAACACCGTCTATAACATTCCCAATCGGGGTTCCGTAATTGTCAGCGATGGTATTTTTCAATCCAATGAGGGACAGATTTTAGGAGTGCAAGTCAGTCGAGAAGCTTTGATGGGGGACTATAATAATGATCAAAGGACTGATGGGATTGCCGTATTAAGAGTGATTACCAGAGAGCAACAGCAATTACATTATTTAGCCCTAGTGATCGATAATAACGGTACTGCCACTAACACCGATACTGTCCTGTTAGCAGATCGAGTAATTGTCGATAATCTGAGTGCCAAAGATGGTATGATCACCGTCAATATGAGAAGATTTCTCCCCCGGGATCCTTCCTGTTGTCCGTCGGGAGTTATCACCCAACAATTTGCGATTAATCCTAGTATTAATCAATTGACTTTACTGAGTACCAACGAAAGTCAACCCACCACCCCAAATGTGCAGGTAGTACCCGCTTCTCCCCTGAGAATTAATAATAATAATCTCCCCTTTCAACCTCCTGCTGGGGCCATCCAAATCCGCTTTTAACCCTGTTTTTGGTGCGTTACGCTGCCCTAACGCACCCTAGCTTTTTACTTAACAAAAAATGGCCTACAAATATCCCATCCAACGCTGGTATATTGCCGCAACTAATCCCGAAAAAATCGAGGGGTTAGCGCGAGAAATGGGACTATCATTCTTATTAGCAACTATCTTAATTAATCGCGGTATTGATACCCCCGAATTAGCTAAAACTTATATAGATCCTGAAGTGGATATCCTACCCTCTCCCCTAGGAGAATTTCCCGACTTAGAAAAAAGTGTTAATTTATTAGTAAAAGCGATCGCTAGACGCGATAAAATTGCTATCTGTGGGGACTACGATGCCGATGGCATGACCAGTACATCTTTACTGTTAAGAGCCTTGAGACATCTCGGTGCGGACGTGAATCATGCAATTCCCAGTCGCATGAAAGAGGGATACGGAATTAATCAGCGCATTGTCGAAGAATTTGCCGAATCGGGAGTCGGATTGATTCTCACCGTTGATAATGGTATTTCCGCTCACGAACCGATCGCCCTAGCGATAGAATTAGGATTAAAAGTTATTATCACCGATCATCACGATCTGCCGCCAATTTTACCAAATGCCTCCGCTATTCTCAACCCAAAATTATTAACCCCGAACTCTCCCTATCAGGGATTAGCGGGGGTGGGAGTCGCCTATATTTTAGCGGTGACAACTGCCCAAAAAATGGGTAAATTACAGGGATTAACCGAGTCATTATTAGCATTATTTACCCTAGGCACTATCGCAGATTTAGCCCCATTAATTGGGGTAAATCGTCGCTGGTTAAAACGGGGTTTAAGAAAATTACCCAAATCCCAATTAGTTGGCATTCAATCCCTGATGCAAATAGCGGGAATTAGCGAGGAACAAAAGCAATTACAACCGGATGATATTGGCTTTAAATTGGGACCGAGAATTAATGCCATTGGCAGAATTGGTGATCCCCAGATAGTTATTGAATTATTAACCACCGATGACGCAGGAATTGCCTTAGAAAGGGCGATGCAGTGCGAACAAATTAATCGTACTCGTCAAGAATTGTGCGAAAAAATTGAAGAAGAAGCGATTAAATTAGTGGAAAAAACGCCGATTCTTTGGCAACAAGATCGAGTTTTAGTGTTAGTCGAAAAAGATTGGCATCATGGGGTAATTGGTATTGTGGCCTCCCGTCTAGTGGAACGCTACGGAGTGCCAGTTTTTATCGGTACTTACGAGGAAGAAGATGCGGGTAAAATTCGCGGTTCTGCCAGAGGAATTGAAGAATTTCACGTTTTTGAAGCCCTGCAATTTTGCCAAGATTTACTAGGAAAATTTGGCGGTCATAAAATGGCGGGGGGTTTTAGTTTACCCACAGCTAATTTACTAGCATTTAAACAAAGATTAAGTCAATTTTCTCACAAAATTTTACAAATAGAACAATTAAAACCTTTAATTAAAATTGATACTATCATTGACTTTAAACAAATTACTCTCGAACTTTTTCAACAAATTGATAGTTTGCAACCCTGGGGAATTGGCAATGAATTACCCGTTTTTTGGACTCCTAACGTGCGGGTAGTGGAACAGAAAACTATCGGAAAAAATCATTTAAAATTATTACTAGCTCAAACCGATGATACCAGAATTAAGGCATTAGCTTGGCGTTGGGGCGAATATTGTCCTTTGCCAAATCGTTTAGATGTTGCCTATAAACTAAAAGAAAATACTTGGAACGGCAATACAACTATAGAAATTGAATTAGTGGGAGTGCGATTACCCCAAGAAAATAATAATATTAAAAAAGCAATTTTTATGCACGCCGAAAAAATGTATCAATGTAGTTTTTGGGGTGATTTAAACGAGATTCGCATCAAAAATGAACAGGGCGATATTTTAGTCGTGCAGAAAGGGCAACGCATTGGTTTATTAGGCAAAAATCGGCAACAAGCTAGAGAAGTCAACGTGACTGAACCCCGTTTTTATACTTTAATTAAAGTTGCCATCAAAGCTTTGGCTATCTAATCTCTAAATCAATAATAGCCGAAATTAGACTGACTGATTTAACCAGAGTAATTGAAATCCATTTGAGCGCCTGAATATTGGGAACATCAATTATTCTACACCAATAAAATTAGTCCTTCTCAGTGAACAGAATCAGTAACGGGTTTCCCCCCTCCAACCGACAGAATGAGCGGGTGCAGCCTATCTTGTCCTCAAGGGTTTGGAGACCAAGCTTTTACGTTTTTATGGCAATATATTCGTGTTTAATTTGGTTAGCGATCGCGTTGAGGGGCAGTCAAGGGAGAACGCAAAGGCGAATCCGACATACCGCGCCACAATCCCTCTTTTGTTTTATGATGGTTAATGAAAGCAAGAAAAACAATAAGGAAGTAAAGGCAGTAGCATGAAGAACCAGAGTGCTGTAGATATTGAGCAATTCCTAGAGTATTTAGAAACTTCTGAGACGGCTGATGACGTGCTTCCCGAAGAAATTAAAGCGGCAGAGAAAGCCTATCAGGAGTATCTAGAAGGGCGCGATCCTGGCAAATCCTTAGTAAAGTTAAAGGCTGAATTAGGATGTGGCGTTACATCATCTTAAAACCAGCCGAGCGTTACCTAAAACGGTTACAGCCTCGTAGCCAAGAGCGTATCTTAAATGAACTGGATCAATTGCTGGTTAGTCCTACTCAGACAGATTTCAAGAAACTCCAAGGGCGAGAGAGTTATCGTCTGCGAGTTGGTAATTATCGGGTATTAATGCAAGTCAATCGAGAAGAACGGCTTTTCATTATCACTGAGATCGGTTCTCGTGGTGATATTTATAAATAATACCGAATCCGACGTGCCGCGCCACAATCCCTCACGGAAGAGGATAGTTTGCCTGAGAAGGAGTAAAGCAGGGAAAACCACCTGAGACTCCTTCTCCTGTGAATCACTGCGATCGCACTGTTAGGATGCACTTATAAATGTGGTAAAATTTAAAATGAAATAATTAATGGCTACATATCTCAATTGACTTCTCCTATCAAAATAAAGAGCGACTGGTTATACAGCTTATGAATGTTAATGAAATTTTGAACACTATCTCTTGCCTTCCTGAAGAGGAGCAATATTTCATTGCTGATACTCTCAATAAAAGAATTCGTGAGCTAAGACGTTCCCAACTTGCTGCTAGAGGTAAACAAGCTGAGGAAAATTATGAGCAAGGTCATGTTACATCTGGTACGGTGGCTGACTTAATGAGTGCTTTGGATAGTGATGATTAATATTGTCTGGGATGAGCCATTTTTAAAAATTCTCAAGAAATGGAAGAAGAAACATCCAGATTTGATTGCAAAATTTGAGAATAAATTAACCTTATTTTGTTCTGAGCCATTTCACTCTTCATTAAAAACTCATAGATTAAGTGGAAATTTAAAAGGCTATTTGGCTTTTAGTATTACCTATGAATATCGGCTTATCTTCAAATTTATGGCTGAAAATAAGGTATTACTCGTAGATATAGGAACACACGATGAAGTTTACTAAATTCCATTGTCCCAGGTGAATCGCTGGTTGGGAGAGAAATATAAAGATTTTATTAAATTGTATCGTAGGATACAGTGCGGGGGGGGGTAATGTGTATTGTTGTTTTCAATCCCCTTTGGTGTTGGGTTGCGCTGTTGTTTGACCTGAGATATGAGGGGGGCGATCGCACTAAAATCTGGAACAGCTAAAATGAAAAACTCGACTTGTGCCTTGGTAGCGACAGCAAAAACTACATCAATAGTAACTGGAGTTTTAGCTTTTGGATGTTTTCTTTCTTCTTCCGTAAATGCTGCTACGCCTATATTAGGTTCTCCGGGAGATTTTCTTACTGGAATTGACAGAAATATTTTTAGTTTTTACAGTGGCACTGTCAATAATTTAGATTTAGATATAGGTTCTGGAATTATAAATACTGGAGAACTTAGTATTAGTTTAGATCCAGACTTGGAGTCATTCTTCGAATTTAATTATGATACGGGCACAGTTACTGCTGAATATAATTTATTAGCAACTGCTGTTGGATTTAGTGACCCTCTTACTATAACTCTTCAAGAAAACGGGAATATCTTATCTGCGACTAAGATAGGCGATGAAACATCAGGTGATCGTATATGGAACGATACATTTAAGGGAATATTCAGACAAGACGGACTACCAAACCAAAATTTTCAAGGAATAGGTACAGGGACGACAAACAGTAGTTATGTGTATCCTGCAACAATAGCGATATCTAATTTCACTACAGGGAACTTTAGCGTTAGTTCAAAAAAGAAACCAAAACCTCCAAAACCTTCGGGTGGTGGAGATATTTACAATTGCAATTTTTGTACTGTTAATAATAACAAGAAAACACTTCAAGATTTATTGCTGAATACACCAAGTAAAAATGTAGCCTTAGTGTCATTTAATGAAAGCAATGGTTTACCATGTGTTCCTGAACCCTCCTCCATCCTCAGTCTCCTAGCCCTCGGCACCCTCGGAGCAGCCTCAACCCTCAAACGCAAACTCAAGTCGTCCAAATCCTCAGAAAAGGAAACTACAAAAGTAGGCTAAATTGCTTCTAAAAATACCATAAATGCCCCTTCAATCAATCTTGAGGGGGTTTATTGTATAATTGAGGGATGATTAAACTAGATCAACTTACGCAATCTTGAGCTATAATCGGCAATGATGGAACATCCCAACAACGCTCAGAAAAAACTCCTGATTGCTGAACTTAACAAAGCAGGAATCAAACATACCCCAGAAAATATTATCAGAATTACTCAAGACCCTAAGGGGAAAATTATTTTTCTAGAAACCGGAAAAGGAGGAGAGAGAGGTTCTGGATTACTGCATATTCTAGAAAATCATCGAGAAGATTTTCTCCAGAGAGGTATTACCGAAGCACAAATTCCTGATTTAATTATAACAGCTATTAGTGAGGGGACAATTATTGGCATACAAGGAAAAAGTCGCATAATTTATCAAGTAGAAATCAATGGAATTATTCAGTATGTTTCTCTAGAAATTAGTCCTAATGGTTACTTAGTGAGTGCTAATCCAACTCCAACGCGATTAATTAATAAACTTATTCAGGAATGATAGTTATGGCAATCAGAATCAAACTTTGGGCAGATTATGGAAGTTACCCACTTTGGGGAGTAGATGAAATTGATAACATTGCTCCTGAAGAATTACCATTAAGTCAAGCAACCATTCAACGTTTAAACGCATGGCAGGATACTTACGATAAGACTTTAAATCAAGACTATCCACCTTTATCAGATTTTCCTAATCAGCAAGCTGAAATGGATTTTAAACAAGAAGGAATTAGTTTATGGAAACAGTTACTTCTTGAACTGGCACCAGATTATGAAGTTTTCTACCAAAATGAAGGTCAATTGTTCAGACATCCCAAGGAAATAACCAAAAAATATACAGTACAAAAAATAACAGTTTGAGTATCATCACCTTCGGCTCCGGCGCAGCTTCAACCCTTAAGCGCCAAATAAAACCCTCCCAATCCGAAGAAAAAGAGACCACAAAAGTAGGCTAAATTGCTTCTAAAAATACCATAAATGCCCCTTC
Encoded here:
- the recJ gene encoding single-stranded-DNA-specific exonuclease RecJ; this translates as MAYKYPIQRWYIAATNPEKIEGLAREMGLSFLLATILINRGIDTPELAKTYIDPEVDILPSPLGEFPDLEKSVNLLVKAIARRDKIAICGDYDADGMTSTSLLLRALRHLGADVNHAIPSRMKEGYGINQRIVEEFAESGVGLILTVDNGISAHEPIALAIELGLKVIITDHHDLPPILPNASAILNPKLLTPNSPYQGLAGVGVAYILAVTTAQKMGKLQGLTESLLALFTLGTIADLAPLIGVNRRWLKRGLRKLPKSQLVGIQSLMQIAGISEEQKQLQPDDIGFKLGPRINAIGRIGDPQIVIELLTTDDAGIALERAMQCEQINRTRQELCEKIEEEAIKLVEKTPILWQQDRVLVLVEKDWHHGVIGIVASRLVERYGVPVFIGTYEEEDAGKIRGSARGIEEFHVFEALQFCQDLLGKFGGHKMAGGFSLPTANLLAFKQRLSQFSHKILQIEQLKPLIKIDTIIDFKQITLELFQQIDSLQPWGIGNELPVFWTPNVRVVEQKTIGKNHLKLLLAQTDDTRIKALAWRWGEYCPLPNRLDVAYKLKENTWNGNTTIEIELVGVRLPQENNNIKKAIFMHAEKMYQCSFWGDLNEIRIKNEQGDILVVQKGQRIGLLGKNRQQAREVNVTEPRFYTLIKVAIKALAI
- a CDS encoding type II toxin-antitoxin system RelE/ParE family toxin, which translates into the protein MINIVWDEPFLKILKKWKKKHPDLIAKFENKLTLFCSEPFHSSLKTHRLSGNLKGYLAFSITYEYRLIFKFMAENKVLLVDIGTHDEVY
- a CDS encoding PEP-CTERM sorting domain-containing protein (PEP-CTERM proteins occur, often in large numbers, in the proteomes of bacteria that also encode an exosortase, a predicted intramembrane cysteine proteinase. The presence of a PEP-CTERM domain at a protein's C-terminus predicts cleavage within the sorting domain, followed by covalent anchoring to some some component of the (usually Gram-negative) cell surface. Many PEP-CTERM proteins exhibit an unusual sequence composition that includes large numbers of potential glycosylation sites. Expression of one such protein has been shown restore the ability of a bacterium to form floc, a type of biofilm.), with amino-acid sequence MKNSTCALVATAKTTSIVTGVLAFGCFLSSSVNAATPILGSPGDFLTGIDRNIFSFYSGTVNNLDLDIGSGIINTGELSISLDPDLESFFEFNYDTGTVTAEYNLLATAVGFSDPLTITLQENGNILSATKIGDETSGDRIWNDTFKGIFRQDGLPNQNFQGIGTGTTNSSYVYPATIAISNFTTGNFSVSSKKKPKPPKPSGGGDIYNCNFCTVNNNKKTLQDLLLNTPSKNVALVSFNESNGLPCVPEPSSILSLLALGTLGAASTLKRKLKSSKSSEKETTKVG
- a CDS encoding type II toxin-antitoxin system RelE family toxin, with the protein product MWRYIILKPAERYLKRLQPRSQERILNELDQLLVSPTQTDFKKLQGRESYRLRVGNYRVLMQVNREERLFIITEIGSRGDIYK